One window of Meiothermus sp. Pnk-1 genomic DNA carries:
- a CDS encoding DUF4249 family protein, with translation MRNALWVGALLGFLVACSGNNGGGGNNGSSATNTVVGLVTDIGTGARLSGVKVSVVGSNQTTTTDSRGEFILQNLPPGLVKVDLEKAGYAPGHGLAESTDSAQAIVVALKKGGAEQNYNPTQARTLFQPTEAGPYAVIFQPNSLDTTDTNLQVVVTPLDPTKEGAALPGDLVAGSASPTPLRAVTFAEFSILDSQNRRINLKPGFSAIVELPIPPELRSEYKIGDKIHCYAYNPQTGRWEDFVEGTVERSSVDGTTPVLKASIRHFSWYGGAPAVQHQACVFVNVTSKLTGKPLEGAVITASPGLRSVSDKNGDAFITVERDVPVKFFATKTYTDTYVDDKGNLVPKKGAKVIEIGRVEEVDLAPLEFGPCRSGLSQRVGAMKGEQDDPVRIQLGLAPEGFFRATALLQPGGAVFMQLEKGIPNADGELENAEPAAGAKITISDNTGKEATLSELTPGVYSAGNFAVEPGKRYTLNIDADGNGSIDGSGSAFAVGNVAWSNLSNGGSYSASSLTASWSDSAAAQPGYNALYQVTFQRNGGSGISDLAFYLGSDRTFQPRAQTDPPTPLTAGTYTVTLSAFSGAFSGSNLDITDNITGIGMQGQIYSVQMANPITITLTAP, from the coding sequence ATGAGGAATGCTCTATGGGTGGGTGCATTATTGGGTTTTCTGGTGGCTTGCAGCGGCAACAATGGTGGGGGTGGGAACAACGGCTCAAGCGCTACCAATACGGTTGTAGGACTGGTAACCGATATCGGCACCGGAGCTCGGCTCAGCGGCGTCAAGGTCTCGGTGGTAGGAAGCAATCAGACTACCACCACCGACAGCCGAGGGGAGTTCATTTTGCAGAACCTGCCGCCGGGGTTGGTCAAGGTTGACCTGGAAAAAGCGGGCTATGCACCTGGGCATGGTCTGGCCGAGTCCACCGACAGCGCACAAGCCATCGTGGTGGCGCTGAAAAAAGGTGGCGCGGAACAAAACTACAACCCCACCCAGGCCCGCACCCTCTTCCAGCCCACCGAGGCCGGTCCTTATGCCGTCATCTTCCAACCCAATAGCCTAGACACCACCGACACCAACCTGCAGGTGGTGGTGACCCCCCTCGACCCCACCAAGGAAGGCGCAGCCCTGCCGGGCGACCTGGTGGCCGGGAGCGCCAGCCCCACCCCGCTGAGAGCGGTGACCTTCGCCGAGTTCAGCATCCTGGACTCGCAAAACCGCCGCATCAACCTCAAGCCAGGCTTTAGCGCGATTGTCGAACTCCCCATCCCGCCCGAACTGCGCAGCGAGTACAAAATTGGTGACAAGATTCACTGTTACGCCTACAACCCCCAGACCGGGCGCTGGGAAGACTTTGTAGAAGGCACGGTGGAGCGCTCGAGCGTGGACGGCACCACCCCGGTGCTCAAGGCCAGCATCCGCCACTTCTCCTGGTATGGCGGGGCTCCGGCGGTGCAGCATCAGGCCTGCGTGTTCGTAAATGTGACCAGTAAGCTGACCGGGAAACCCCTTGAGGGGGCGGTGATCACCGCGAGCCCAGGGCTGCGGTCGGTGAGCGACAAGAACGGCGACGCCTTTATCACCGTGGAGAGAGATGTGCCGGTCAAGTTCTTCGCCACCAAGACCTACACCGACACCTATGTGGACGACAAGGGGAACCTGGTGCCTAAAAAGGGTGCCAAGGTGATCGAGATCGGGCGGGTGGAGGAGGTTGATCTAGCGCCGCTTGAGTTCGGGCCGTGCCGTAGTGGTCTTTCCCAGCGGGTAGGGGCCATGAAGGGCGAACAGGACGACCCGGTTCGCATCCAACTGGGCTTGGCCCCCGAGGGCTTCTTCAGGGCAACCGCTTTGTTGCAGCCTGGTGGGGCCGTTTTCATGCAGCTCGAGAAGGGCATCCCCAACGCCGATGGCGAACTGGAGAACGCCGAGCCTGCCGCCGGGGCCAAAATCACCATCAGCGACAACACGGGCAAGGAAGCGACCCTTAGCGAGTTGACGCCGGGAGTCTACTCTGCCGGCAACTTCGCGGTCGAACCCGGCAAGCGCTACACCCTGAACATAGACGCCGATGGCAACGGAAGCATAGATGGCAGCGGTTCGGCCTTTGCGGTGGGCAACGTGGCCTGGAGCAACCTGTCGAACGGGGGGAGCTACAGCGCCTCTAGCCTAACCGCATCCTGGAGCGACAGCGCTGCAGCCCAGCCTGGCTACAATGCTTTGTACCAGGTCACCTTCCAACGCAACGGCGGCTCGGGTATCTCCGATCTGGCCTTCTATCTCGGCTCGGATCGCACCTTCCAACCTCGAGCCCAAACCGACCCCCCCACCCCGCTCACTGCGGGCACCTATACCGTCACGCTCAGTGCGTTTAGTGGTGCCTTTAGCGGGAGCAACCTGGACATCACCGATAACATTACCGGTATCGGGATGCAGGGCCAGATTTATAGCGTTCAGATGGCCAATCCCATTACCATCACTCTCACCGCCCCTTGA
- a CDS encoding YncE family protein, producing MRRALVLALGLLLLGCSSALPARPHYVLVSQAGSSTIAVVDPVQGRTLKRITVGGLPHRMLLNPDGSKVYVVLVGSQAVAEVDVQRLEVSRTFLTAPVPDKRADGSVIQAHFDQDAFSKTTCFACHNPGGAKPFIVGERPVGIALSSDASKLFVSHIRQGRLSEIDLKDGAVVRLQDLPPTGAANEAADVARVGSRLVVALRPRHPSTEASAVRWLDEQTWQTLAEAPSGSDPAFVLPLENSALVSNFESNTLSLHAPGTPPKSFTVTPGPLGMLRVGEGLILSLNYYSNAVSLLDLETGQSENHRLELAGKTFVNPTHAALSPDGRLAYIVSSGTEGHLLVFDLKSSSVLKAIPIDGLSFDVVVVRR from the coding sequence ATGCGTAGGGCTCTTGTACTAGCTCTGGGCCTGCTGCTTTTAGGATGCTCCTCTGCGCTGCCGGCCCGCCCCCACTATGTGCTGGTGAGCCAGGCCGGCTCGAGCACCATCGCGGTGGTTGACCCGGTGCAGGGCCGCACACTCAAGCGCATCACCGTGGGTGGGCTGCCTCACCGGATGCTTCTGAACCCGGATGGTAGCAAGGTCTATGTGGTGCTGGTGGGTTCGCAGGCGGTAGCGGAGGTGGATGTGCAGCGTCTTGAGGTCTCCCGCACCTTCCTCACCGCGCCCGTGCCCGACAAACGCGCCGATGGCAGCGTGATTCAAGCTCATTTTGACCAGGATGCGTTCTCCAAAACCACCTGCTTTGCCTGCCACAACCCCGGCGGGGCCAAGCCCTTCATTGTGGGTGAGCGGCCGGTGGGGATTGCGCTCTCGAGCGACGCTTCTAAATTGTTTGTATCGCACATCCGCCAGGGGCGCTTGAGCGAAATTGACCTGAAGGATGGGGCGGTAGTGCGCTTGCAAGACCTGCCCCCTACGGGCGCAGCCAATGAGGCCGCCGATGTGGCCAGGGTGGGTTCGAGGCTGGTGGTGGCCCTGCGCCCCCGCCATCCCAGCACCGAAGCAAGCGCGGTTCGCTGGCTCGACGAACAAACCTGGCAGACCCTGGCCGAAGCCCCCAGCGGCTCCGACCCTGCGTTTGTGCTGCCTCTGGAAAACAGTGCTCTGGTTTCTAACTTCGAGTCCAACACCCTCAGCCTGCACGCACCCGGCACCCCACCCAAAAGCTTCACCGTCACCCCCGGGCCGCTGGGCATGCTGCGGGTGGGAGAGGGTCTGATCCTTTCGCTCAATTACTACTCCAACGCGGTCTCGCTACTCGACCTAGAGACCGGCCAGAGCGAAAATCACCGGCTCGAGCTCGCCGGCAAGACCTTTGTCAACCCCACCCATGCGGCCCTATCGCCGGATGGGCGCCTGGCTTACATCGTGAGCAGCGGCACCGAGGGCCACCTATTGGTGTTCGACTTGAAAAGTTCCAGCGTTTTGAAAGCCATCCCCATTGATGGCCTTTCGTTTGATGTGGTGGTGGTACGTAGGTAA
- a CDS encoding DUF6683 family protein, with translation MSRHTLALLVFSLMSAAQAQYSAGGWSTPIQSFNNIYQANVYMAYSNLMNTTQMAINKAVMQSYFKQNRQKQGGSALPPSIPKTTFSPGPKPLLAQAFAQSLTKNKAQQAELVKVFELGLELYEDEARRLDRPNNVAMAFTYFVGVCYLVYTGEEPSEQALLGLWRVVEEAFGGSPEFKKATGPERQRLYELFVLMATLPLAGYSVATQENDAALMKTYQEIAGGLLSVVLGVKPEQLRFTDRGLEVR, from the coding sequence ATGAGCAGGCACACTTTGGCGTTATTGGTGTTTTCACTGATGAGCGCGGCGCAGGCTCAGTACAGTGCTGGGGGATGGAGCACTCCCATACAGAGTTTCAACAACATTTACCAGGCCAACGTCTACATGGCCTACAGCAATCTCATGAATACAACCCAGATGGCCATCAATAAGGCTGTAATGCAGTCGTACTTCAAACAAAACCGGCAAAAACAAGGGGGGAGCGCCCTACCTCCTTCGATTCCCAAAACTACCTTTAGCCCCGGCCCTAAACCGTTACTGGCGCAGGCTTTCGCACAATCCCTAACCAAGAACAAAGCCCAGCAAGCCGAGCTTGTCAAAGTATTCGAGCTGGGACTCGAGCTTTACGAAGACGAAGCCCGGCGGCTGGACCGCCCCAACAACGTGGCCATGGCTTTTACGTACTTCGTGGGGGTCTGCTACCTGGTTTACACCGGCGAAGAGCCCTCGGAACAGGCGCTGTTGGGTTTGTGGAGGGTAGTGGAAGAAGCGTTTGGAGGCTCGCCCGAGTTCAAAAAAGCCACCGGCCCGGAGCGCCAGCGCCTATATGAGCTTTTCGTGCTGATGGCTACCCTTCCTCTGGCCGGTTACTCGGTAGCAACGCAAGAAAACGATGCAGCCCTAATGAAGACCTACCAGGAGATCGCCGGGGGGCTGCTCTCGGTAGTGCTGGGGGTGAAGCCAGAGCAGCTCAGGTTTACCGACAGGGGCCTCGAGGTGCGCTAA
- a CDS encoding carboxypeptidase-like regulatory domain-containing protein, producing MQALLALGILLTLGACGGGGGGGFSGTVTAPAGATVQGTVVLACFYLAATDSCDQDKSKTTSINTSGRSGNFSIEGLAAGDYVIVAQNEAQGLIGIYLDSQGNPAIVKPPRSGINIQLVQP from the coding sequence ATGCAAGCTTTGTTGGCTCTTGGGATTTTGCTTACTTTAGGCGCTTGTGGGGGTGGGGGCGGCGGCGGCTTTTCCGGCACTGTCACGGCTCCTGCAGGGGCCACCGTACAGGGCACTGTGGTGTTGGCCTGCTTCTACCTGGCCGCTACAGACTCGTGTGACCAAGACAAAAGTAAAACCACCAGCATCAACACCTCTGGCAGAAGCGGCAATTTCAGTATAGAAGGCTTAGCAGCCGGTGATTACGTTATTGTTGCCCAGAACGAGGCCCAGGGCCTGATTGGGATTTACCTGGATAGCCAGGGCAATCCTGCAATCGTAAAACCGCCCCGTAGCGGCATCAACATCCAGCTTGTTCAACCCTAA
- a CDS encoding S8 family peptidase → MYARWLLGGILLTLLTACPRGGSGSIGGGSGNIGGTVSLGSSITGQRLQIDPQPSPLRRTGEARFIPGEVLVEFQGGVSLQSVSSLRLEVQGRPVELQQVRPLGLPRTALYRADVSEAETPALLAALRSRSDVASADLNWLEQPLAAPNDEYYDLQWHYSAINLPQAWDRTTGSNSVVVAILDTGVLFSPSNTARSHPDIDSRLVPGYDMVSPISGADPFANAGDGDGRDPDPYDVGDEQSTHYHGTHVGGTVGAATNNNQGVAGVDWSARLLHVRVIGLLGATVADQVDAILWAAGEPVPGLPTNANPAKVINMSLGGKSTCTTARQNAINLVTGKGVVVVVAAGNENDDASLYSPASCANVITVGATDYAGARAPYSNYGARVDVMAPGGDVSKDLNNDGYSDGVLSLGFDDQTKQFNYKFLNGTSMAAPHVAGVVALMKALSPNLDTAQALQILKSTARPLTATQCSRPSGNDCGAGLIDANAALAAVQGGTVSSFSLSTTNTILTAQPGGSVNVPITISRSGGFSGAVSLSLQGAPTGVSGSFNPANTSSNDSTLTLNVAASVPNGTYALTVRGTSGSTFANLPLSLRVGSGTNASVQGTVVLACYIAQGDCDPSRSKAIQIDQGGTSASYAIADLTDGDYAVLGWKDLNNNKNVDQGDYLGGVVDNSGNLAAVRPGNLQANFQLDVLSDNLSRLTPDQRRWLEQARSR, encoded by the coding sequence ATGTATGCAAGGTGGTTATTGGGCGGGATCTTGCTGACGCTACTGACGGCTTGCCCGAGGGGAGGGTCGGGCAGTATTGGGGGAGGGTCGGGCAACATTGGCGGGACGGTTTCGCTGGGCTCCAGCATCACCGGACAGCGCCTTCAAATTGACCCCCAGCCGAGCCCACTCCGGCGCACGGGCGAGGCGCGCTTTATACCGGGGGAGGTGCTGGTAGAGTTTCAGGGGGGGGTCAGCCTCCAGTCGGTGAGCAGCCTGCGGCTAGAGGTGCAGGGTAGGCCGGTGGAACTCCAGCAAGTGCGGCCTTTGGGGCTGCCCCGCACGGCCCTGTACCGAGCCGATGTAAGCGAAGCCGAGACCCCGGCCTTGCTGGCCGCCCTTCGCAGCCGTTCGGACGTGGCCTCTGCCGACCTGAACTGGCTCGAGCAGCCCCTGGCTGCGCCCAACGACGAGTACTACGATCTGCAGTGGCACTACTCCGCCATCAACCTGCCTCAGGCCTGGGATCGCACCACGGGCTCCAACAGCGTAGTGGTGGCCATCCTGGATACCGGGGTACTCTTCAGCCCTAGCAACACAGCCCGGTCGCACCCCGACATCGACAGCCGCTTGGTACCGGGCTACGACATGGTCTCGCCCATCAGCGGTGCCGACCCCTTTGCCAACGCAGGCGACGGCGATGGCCGCGACCCCGACCCCTACGACGTGGGCGACGAGCAAAGCACCCACTATCACGGCACGCACGTGGGCGGTACGGTGGGGGCTGCGACCAACAACAACCAGGGCGTGGCCGGGGTAGACTGGTCAGCCCGCCTCCTGCACGTGCGGGTGATTGGCCTCCTGGGGGCCACCGTGGCCGACCAGGTGGATGCCATCCTGTGGGCCGCAGGCGAGCCGGTGCCCGGCCTGCCCACCAACGCCAACCCGGCCAAGGTCATCAATATGAGTCTGGGGGGTAAGAGCACCTGCACCACCGCCCGACAGAACGCCATCAATCTGGTAACCGGTAAGGGGGTGGTGGTGGTGGTGGCCGCCGGCAACGAAAACGACGATGCCTCGCTCTACAGCCCGGCCAGTTGCGCCAACGTCATCACCGTGGGAGCCACCGACTATGCGGGGGCCCGCGCACCTTACTCCAACTACGGCGCCCGCGTGGATGTGATGGCGCCGGGCGGGGATGTGAGCAAAGATCTAAACAATGACGGCTATTCGGATGGGGTGCTGAGCCTGGGGTTCGACGACCAGACCAAGCAGTTCAACTACAAATTCTTGAACGGCACCTCGATGGCCGCACCCCACGTGGCGGGGGTGGTGGCCCTGATGAAGGCCCTTAGCCCCAACCTCGATACTGCGCAGGCCCTGCAGATCTTGAAGTCCACCGCCAGGCCTCTGACCGCCACCCAGTGCAGCCGGCCCAGCGGCAACGACTGCGGGGCGGGCCTCATTGACGCCAATGCGGCCCTGGCTGCGGTGCAGGGTGGCACGGTCTCGAGCTTCAGCCTGTCCACTACCAATACCATCCTGACCGCTCAGCCAGGCGGCAGCGTGAATGTACCCATCACCATCAGCCGCAGCGGCGGATTTAGCGGAGCGGTGAGCCTGAGCCTACAAGGCGCACCCACCGGGGTGAGCGGGAGCTTCAACCCGGCCAACACCTCCTCGAACGACAGCACCCTGACCCTGAATGTAGCCGCCAGTGTTCCCAACGGAACCTATGCCCTCACAGTGCGGGGCACTTCGGGTAGCACCTTTGCCAACCTGCCCCTTAGCCTGAGGGTCGGGAGCGGCACCAATGCCAGCGTGCAAGGTACGGTGGTACTGGCCTGTTATATCGCCCAGGGCGACTGCGACCCTAGCCGCTCCAAGGCCATCCAGATCGATCAGGGTGGTACCTCGGCCAGCTACGCCATTGCCGATTTGACAGACGGCGATTACGCAGTGCTGGGCTGGAAAGACCTGAACAACAACAAGAATGTAGACCAGGGCGACTACCTGGGCGGGGTGGTGGACAATAGCGGCAACTTGGCGGCCGTCCGGCCTGGCAACCTTCAGGCCAACTTCCAGCTAGATGTGCTGAGCGACAACCTGTCCCGCCTGACGCCAGACCAGCGAAGGTGGCTCGAGCAAGCCCGATCCAGATAA
- a CDS encoding AAA family ATPase, which translates to MPELKRPEEAQISRGRLELLGVPVLQIQTRQLRPVERKTAGILAYLTLEGSTSRSKLAGLLWPESPEATARNNLAQALRRLKQATGAELVRGGDVLELQGLEVDVAALEVAHFAGRHAEVVQSRGRLLEGHDYDDCPDFDDWLLIRRERLDDLRRNSLTALADGFEQTGQYREALSYAERLLEFDALSETAHRRVMRLWYLLGDRSAAIAAFERCRGVLQREMGVEPLPETLELFRQIERGEPVVPHRPVPCPEIPLSVLRPPRLLGREAEWAQMEQAWAQGQVILLSGSPGVGKSRLLQDFLRSHQGRALLCEGRPGDMGVPYATHSRICRQILELFPGLALPEWARLELSRVLPELGPAQPPMQTQADKLRFFQAQAELVRRAVAEGMGLICLDDLHFADLASLEVLHFVFSPHWSSPGSLRMVLAFRTGELPAEFEALLAQDVQSGRALRVEVQPLDLAAVQGLLESLELPELDETAPDWAQVLFRHTGGNPFFLLETLRSLWESGGLGQRKPARLPVSSKITTLIQSRLERLSLGAQRLVSTAAVAGLDFSFELAATVLQSTPLELLKPWAELEAAQLLRGSSFVHDLLYEATLSSVPASVKTYLHQQIALYLEGQQADAARIAQHWLEGEPRRAIPFLVQAAQKAEAAYRLTEAAQFYEQALEHASQPQAFELLEALSQVLVRFDTGQRHAALIERMHALAETPAQQARVWLREAIRLAEHAYGPEAEEAARQGLQLAEQVAEPDLQVRLLDALAQSLYVQRKTPALLEALQQLRQLHLERDDALQAAICTSRLGIAYDQLERHRQALAYYREAEPVLVQSANRLTQMGLHHNCAVSLAALGYAEAALEAQLQAQRLLEGMQGVVGREVHHLNNLALRYYDLERYAEAQQTLERALHIVPEEWGWTRAFSEYQMARLYWVWGEWGLASDWLGRALGEPELPQRDEATYRILQALLAHQQGAPLVPILKRLKVLFSDHRGLAYGRYLLAKARMSISGQALQLLQEALTLAQKNDWPSLEIAAHTLWAKVCLEAPAPSGHLKEAQRHIRAAVKKLQTYWPTGCTRLEVLWVHYRVQATGHKADNAQLQSVVHHLLQIAQQQVPPAHRPSFLSQNPLCKAILEAAQSAGITTF; encoded by the coding sequence ATGCCGGAACTTAAACGCCCGGAGGAGGCCCAGATATCCCGTGGGCGTCTGGAGCTGTTGGGTGTTCCGGTTTTGCAGATCCAAACGCGTCAGCTTCGCCCGGTTGAGCGCAAGACGGCGGGCATTCTAGCCTACCTAACCCTGGAAGGCTCCACCAGCCGCTCTAAGCTGGCGGGCTTGCTTTGGCCCGAGTCCCCCGAGGCCACCGCCCGCAACAACCTGGCCCAGGCTCTGCGGCGGCTCAAGCAGGCTACGGGGGCCGAGCTGGTAAGGGGAGGGGATGTGCTGGAATTGCAAGGGCTGGAGGTAGACGTGGCTGCCCTCGAGGTCGCCCACTTTGCGGGCCGCCATGCCGAGGTAGTACAAAGCCGGGGCCGCTTGCTCGAGGGCCACGACTACGACGACTGCCCCGACTTCGACGACTGGCTCTTGATCAGGCGCGAACGTTTGGACGATTTGCGTCGCAACTCGCTAACAGCGCTGGCCGATGGGTTCGAGCAGACTGGGCAGTACCGGGAGGCTCTGAGCTACGCCGAACGCCTCCTGGAATTCGATGCTCTTTCAGAAACCGCCCACCGCCGGGTGATGCGCTTGTGGTACTTGCTGGGTGACCGGAGCGCGGCCATAGCGGCTTTTGAGCGTTGCCGGGGAGTGCTTCAGCGAGAGATGGGGGTAGAGCCGCTGCCGGAGACCTTGGAGCTTTTCCGGCAGATTGAGCGAGGAGAACCCGTCGTTCCCCACCGCCCAGTGCCCTGCCCGGAGATTCCGCTCTCGGTGCTGCGCCCGCCCCGCCTTTTAGGGCGCGAGGCCGAGTGGGCCCAGATGGAGCAGGCCTGGGCCCAAGGGCAGGTCATTCTGCTATCGGGTTCACCTGGGGTGGGTAAAAGCCGGTTGTTACAGGACTTTCTGAGGAGCCACCAGGGCCGGGCTTTGCTTTGCGAGGGCCGCCCGGGTGATATGGGCGTTCCCTATGCGACCCACAGCCGAATCTGCCGCCAGATTCTGGAGCTTTTTCCGGGTCTGGCCCTGCCGGAATGGGCCCGGCTCGAGCTATCGCGTGTTCTGCCCGAACTCGGCCCGGCCCAACCCCCCATGCAAACCCAGGCCGATAAATTGCGCTTCTTTCAGGCCCAGGCCGAGCTGGTGCGGCGGGCGGTGGCCGAAGGGATGGGGCTGATTTGTCTGGACGACCTGCATTTTGCCGACCTGGCCAGCCTCGAGGTGCTGCATTTCGTTTTTAGCCCGCACTGGAGCAGCCCGGGCTCGCTGCGCATGGTCTTGGCCTTTCGTACCGGCGAACTACCGGCGGAGTTTGAAGCGCTATTGGCTCAGGATGTCCAGAGCGGCCGGGCCTTGCGGGTTGAGGTACAGCCGCTGGATCTTGCCGCGGTACAGGGGCTGCTGGAGAGCCTCGAGCTACCAGAGCTGGATGAGACTGCTCCAGACTGGGCCCAGGTGCTCTTCCGCCATACCGGCGGCAACCCCTTTTTCCTGCTCGAGACCCTGCGCAGCCTATGGGAATCGGGCGGGCTCGGCCAGCGGAAGCCAGCCCGCCTGCCGGTTTCCAGCAAGATCACCACCCTGATCCAGTCCCGCCTAGAGCGCCTCTCTCTGGGCGCTCAACGGTTGGTAAGCACGGCGGCGGTGGCCGGGCTGGACTTTTCCTTCGAGCTGGCCGCTACCGTGCTCCAGAGTACCCCCCTGGAACTGCTCAAGCCCTGGGCCGAACTCGAGGCAGCCCAACTCCTGCGCGGCTCTAGCTTCGTCCATGACCTACTCTACGAGGCGACCCTGAGCAGCGTTCCGGCCAGCGTCAAAACCTATCTGCACCAGCAAATCGCGCTGTATCTAGAAGGCCAGCAAGCCGATGCGGCCCGCATTGCGCAGCACTGGCTCGAGGGCGAGCCCCGCCGGGCCATTCCCTTTCTGGTGCAAGCTGCCCAAAAGGCCGAGGCCGCCTACCGGCTGACCGAAGCCGCCCAATTCTACGAGCAGGCCCTCGAGCATGCCAGCCAACCCCAGGCCTTCGAACTCCTGGAGGCCCTGAGCCAGGTGCTCGTGCGCTTCGACACCGGCCAGCGCCACGCGGCGCTCATCGAACGCATGCATGCCCTGGCCGAAACCCCCGCCCAGCAGGCCCGGGTCTGGCTGCGCGAGGCCATCCGACTAGCTGAACATGCCTACGGCCCCGAGGCCGAAGAAGCAGCCCGGCAGGGCTTGCAGCTAGCCGAACAGGTGGCAGAGCCCGACCTGCAGGTGCGACTGTTGGACGCCCTGGCCCAGTCGCTTTATGTGCAGCGCAAGACCCCGGCCCTGCTGGAGGCGCTACAGCAACTGCGGCAGCTTCATCTGGAGCGGGACGATGCGCTCCAGGCGGCCATCTGCACATCCCGGCTGGGCATCGCCTACGACCAGCTCGAGCGCCACCGCCAGGCCCTGGCTTACTACCGGGAAGCCGAGCCTGTTCTGGTGCAATCCGCCAACCGGCTCACCCAAATGGGCCTTCACCACAACTGCGCAGTCTCTCTGGCGGCGCTGGGCTACGCCGAGGCAGCCCTGGAAGCCCAGCTACAGGCTCAGCGACTGCTCGAGGGCATGCAGGGGGTGGTGGGTCGCGAGGTACACCACCTCAACAACCTAGCCCTGCGCTACTACGACCTGGAGCGCTACGCCGAAGCCCAGCAAACCCTGGAACGCGCTTTGCATATTGTGCCCGAAGAGTGGGGCTGGACGCGGGCTTTCAGCGAGTACCAGATGGCCCGCTTGTACTGGGTGTGGGGCGAGTGGGGGTTGGCTTCGGACTGGCTGGGTCGGGCCTTGGGCGAACCCGAACTTCCTCAGCGCGATGAGGCCACCTACCGTATTTTGCAAGCCCTTCTGGCCCACCAGCAAGGTGCACCGCTGGTGCCCATCCTCAAGCGACTCAAGGTGCTTTTTTCCGACCACCGAGGCCTGGCTTATGGCCGCTATCTGCTAGCCAAAGCCCGCATGAGCATCTCAGGGCAGGCTTTACAACTTCTTCAAGAAGCCTTGACCCTGGCCCAGAAAAACGACTGGCCGAGTCTCGAGATCGCGGCCCACACCCTCTGGGCTAAAGTTTGCTTGGAAGCGCCCGCGCCTTCCGGACATTTGAAAGAAGCCCAGCGCCACATTCGGGCGGCAGTAAAGAAGCTACAGACATACTGGCCCACGGGCTGTACAAGGCTCGAGGTGCTGTGGGTTCACTACCGGGTTCAAGCGACCGGCCACAAGGCCGATAACGCCCAGCTTCAATCAGTAGTACACCACCTGCTGCAAATTGCTCAGCAGCAAGTACCCCCTGCGCACCGCCCCAGCTTTCTGAGCCAAAACCCCCTCTGCAAGGCGATCCTCGAGGCGGCCCAGTCGGCGGGGATTACTACCTTTTAG
- a CDS encoding transposase, protein MLPPRPAKGRRRGQDRAVLSGIMYRLKTGCRRRDMPPGAPATTGLTAG, encoded by the coding sequence GTGCTACCCCCCCGACCTGCGAAGGGGCGTAGGCGCGGTCAGGATCGAGCGGTGCTGAGCGGGATCATGTACCGGTTGAAAACGGGGTGCAGGCGGCGGGATATGCCGCCGGGAGCCCCGGCCACTACTGGCCTGACCGCTGGGTGA